The DNA window attatatggtttaaagcagTCACCTCGACAATGGTACAAGAAATTCGATTCAGTTTTGACTAAGGTTGGTTACTCAAGGTCTAAATATGACACATGCCTCCATTTCACAAATCTAAAGACTCAAGCTGCTACATTCCTATtagtgtatgttgatgatatgttAAGCATGGGAAAGGATCAAAATCAGATTAACAAGCTCAAGTATGTTCTCAATAGtgaatttgagatgaaagacttGGGAGTAGCTAAGAAAATTTTGGGAATTGAAATACAAAGAGACaggaaaaacaacaaaatgacaTTGACTCAAGCTAAGTACATTGAATCTGTCCTAAGGAAATTTAAAATGACTGATTCTAAAGATGCAAATGTTCCTATTGCTGGTCATTTTGTGTTCTCAGCAAGTCAATCTCCCAAGAATGACAAAGAAAGGAAACAAATGGAAGAAATACCATATGCTGAAGCAATTGGAAGTGTGATGTATGCTATGATTAGtactcgacctgacatagcaTATGCTGTCAGCACACTTAGAAGATACATGTCTAACCCAGGTGAAGAACACTGGAAAGGAGTCAAGTGGTTGCTGAGGTATCTAAAGACTACTTCTAACTATGGTCTGAAATTCAAGAGGACAGGTATCAAGGTGGAACTTGAAGGTTTTGTTGATGCTGATTATGCATCAAACAGAGATACTAGAAAATCTTTAACTAGCTACTGTTTTCAATTGAACTCATGTTACATGAGCTGGAAGTCTCAATTGCAACCTGTTGTAGCTCTTTCTACTACAGAAGCTGAGTTCATGGCAACAACCGAGGCATTCAAGGAAGCTGTTTGGATCAAAGGAATTCTAGGTGAACTACAGATGATAAAGGGCAAAGTTGTTGTGTTTTCAGACAGCCAATCTTCAATTCATTTAAGCAAGAATCCCGTTTACCATGAGAGATCTAAACACATCGATATTAGAAGGTTTTGGATAAGAGAAAAGATAGAAGACAGTGAAGTCTATCTCGAGAAAGTACCAAGTGAAGAGAACCCTGCTAATGCAGGTACCAAAGTGTTGCCAGTGAGTAAATTCCAACATTGTTTGGATTTACTCAACATTGGCCCTAATTAAACTAATAGGACCACTCCCCCAAGTGCAGTTTGTTGATGGTTCAGTTTAGAATGGATTAAGGTGGAATTTGTTGTAAATAATCCACTCTAATCTAAACCAGCTTTTTATCTCCAAAGTTGTTGGAAAATCAATTTTTTCAGTTAAATCTTTCTGGTTTGAGAAAGTCGGTTGGTAGTTATTAACTAACTTTGTTTGAGCTGTTAAGAGCTGGACATGTCAGCATCTAACACAATATATAAAGCTCATCTTGTTAATGCTAGAAGAGGgtaagaaaagagagagagagagagagagagagagagagagagagagagagagagagagagagagagagagagagagagagagagagagagagagagagagagagagagagagagagagagagagagagagagagagagagagagagagagagagagagaaccagagagagagtttgagtaAGATCATGCTGAAGAAACTCAAGTCAACATTGGCTAAATTGCTCTAGTCTTGAGTGTTGAAGAGCCTAGACTGACTGAGAGTATTCTTGATGATCTTGTACTGAAATTGGTGTTTGTAATGGCAAATTCATAGTGGAGAAGTCTCCTTGGGGGAGAGCTGGAGTAGGACTCAATATTTGAGATCCGAACCAGTATAAATTCTGTGTTCTTCTCTCTGTTTTCATGTTTTAATTATCTTGTTTATTATTCTGGTTTTGTCACTTTAATTCTTGTTGATTATCTAACCTTAGATTGATTAGAGTTTTGTGTTGTATGtttagaacatatatatatatgctcaaatcataacaaaataaatttttaatattttgaaaaattgtgTCAAACATGCACATAGACTCTTGGTCATCGCTAGATGCTCTAGTTACAAAAACACAAAAAAGATCCAAcgactaaaaaaaatcattagagCCTTCTGTTTTGAAGTGTCATTAGTTATTAGGAAATTTAAACAGTGTAATGATAATGCAAAGCCCTTTCACCAACTTTTATACTGATTTTAAAAATGCATTCTATATATTGAAAAATAACTTCattttttcataaaaagaaCTAATGCACCTAAACGCTAATTATAGTTAAATAGAGAAATGGAATAATGGAGAAATATTTTAAGAGTATATTATGTAAGTTAAGTTAGTTTGATTTTGAATGGAAAAGGGAACTGAATCTTTAGAAATACATTGAATTATAAACaacaaaaatgtataaatatatatttatataagtgGGTCTTATAATGTGACTAAATGCTCATATATTGGTGGTTAGAAATCACTACGTATACATTATGCTTCTACATATGCTCAAGTATTATTTGAACAGAAAATGGTCCACACCCTCATATTAATGAAAGCAAATTCGTTTAACCTACTTCCAAGTAGTacatcatatataaatataatacatCCTAACCAAAAATTTCTTCTCCTTTAACCCCTGAATAAAATTACTTTAATGTTGTATGGTGAAGCACTATATATACTCACGTACTAATAAaagatagataattattattattattattgtatagtATTCTTCTGACAAAAATTCCTAGCCAGATGTGCAATATTAACTAGCTAAGATTTAAGTGAAAAAGAATGAAACCACTATTAGTTACCAGCAcggtatataataatttttacacaGAGACAGTACATAAGATTTATGGTTTCTTTTTAATACGGGGTAAGTTTAAATTTATAAGGGTAGTTTTGTTTatcttataagaaaaaaattcctGTACAAGAAAAggaaacaaaatatatatttatattaattaaagaaCCTTTATTATGTTTTGAAAAGCCTATATATGTAGTTAATATTCACGCTACCACTGGTTTTAATTAgattttagtaaaattaaatgtagtagatttttttttttttgctttggtTTACTTATAATTCCTTGGTTATAGAATCCATTTTTGTACTAACTTGTACCTAACAATAAGAATTATAACTTCATTTTTTTgtctataattaaaaaaataactcttGACCATGTGAAATATGGGCATAACTGGTGAAACTTAAATGACCGAATTTGGAACCAAAGTAGAAGTCAAGttattatacatattatatctgtcttatatatatatatatatatatatatatataatatatatttatcaatgTAAATGTCCGTACACAATTAGAttctaaaataagaataacaacTCAGTGTATATATAGCTTAGTTGGCTACTAATAACCATTATTATTTTCCTCATGTTGAACTCTCTACCCTTTTCTAAAAGTTTCATTAATTAAAGAAATACATTAAATATACCAGAAAACGAAATTCCAGAATTACATATATAATTGTAAGAGGAGGAAaagtataaatacatatatatataatggtcCACCAATCCTAGTTGCACAATTCAATTACATATTTAGCTTGTGCTTCCAAAACAGCTGGCATATTTTGGGCCTTATCCTATTCCATTATGTACAAAATggaagaaaattaatttatagttaaaacatacaaacaaataaTAGAGAAATAGTAaaccaaaatattatttaaacttaaatatatgtgtttatatagaagaaaaaaaagggaAACAGGGTTGATGACAAGGACACGCTCACATGAGCCAAACCAGATAAAACATGGGTCCCTACCTTCAAtatcactctttttttttctttttgttttgtgttattgctttttttttttttttggtttttggtAAAGAGAGAAAAGGAAATGaaattattattcaaaaaaaaaaaaagactaattaaaagaaaaatcgcCTAACATGAGAAGCATCCAGGGAGGCATATTATTAGTCTAACAGCTGGTTAGTTATTAATAAACTAAAACAAATTCTACTTATAattcattattatatatattcacaGACACacatgtgtgtgtatatatatatacatgtataaagCTAATAGCAATCTTTCTTTCAGAAATTAAACAcatcaaaaagaaaattaaaacaaagaaaaaaaaaaccctactaCTCTCTAACAAGGTCAACAACAAGAGAAGAATTAAtctttagagagagagagagggaactCTTTTGAAACTTCAATGGGTTGCGAAGTTCAAACCATACAAGAATAAGAAAAGCACCGACCGACCTTCATTCTTTTTcctttctccttcttcttcaacaaATTATCTTGTGCTGGGTTTTTTTCTCTCTCACACAGAATTTTCATTCCCAAATAATTCATCATCATTAACcctaaaagaaagagagaagggTTTTGAACCCAAaagccaagaaaaaaaaaagccccAATCGGGAATTCTCGTTGTAATCTGGCCAAGATCTGTGAGTTGAAAATATAGAGtaagggttttggttttgataATGGATTTTGGGTCGTCAGCgagagataataataataataataatcgcATGGTTTTTTCTCATGAGGACAGAGGTAATTATAATTACAGTCCTAATTATATTTCTAGTGTTAAcggtttttcttcttcttcttcttcttcttctcatacTCATAAGTACAAATCCACCAGTACTACTACAGCTGTAAAGTCTTTCATTTCTCCAGGAGGAGTAGGAGTAGCTGGAGCCAGCTGGCCTGCAACGGCGGCGGCAGCTGAAGGTTCAATCGACGATCATAATCATCTGACGATGATGATGAACGGTCCAGATACAAAGCTAGAGTTAATGAACTCTTCGCCCGCGAGTACTACAACAACAGGAAATGGAAACGGCCATGACGACGTCGTTTCGATGAGTAGCAGCAGATCAGAAGTAGTTGTTGAAAGAGAGCACATGTTCGATAAAGTAGTAACCCCAAGCGATGTGGGAAAGCTCAACAGACTTGTGATCCCAAAACAACACGCCGAGAAGTACTTCCCTTTAGACTCTTCCACAAACGAGAAAGGACTTCTTCTCAATTTCGAAGACCGAAACGGCAAGCCATGGCGATTCCGTTACTCTTACTGGAACAGCAGCCAGAGTTACGTCATGACCAAAGGCTGGAGCCGTTTCGTTAAGGAGAAGAAGCTCGATGCTGGCGATATAGTCTCTTTTCAGCGCGGTTTAGCTGATAAAGAGCGGCTATTCATCGACTGGAGACGCCGTCCCGAAGCCGTTGTTCTACCAGATCATCACCACCACCACAGTTCTTCAACCATTAACATCCCCTTCTCATCCTTCCGCTCCtccaacaacagcaacaacttCTCGTGGAGCCCTTCGCTAATGCGGCCCCCGCCTCCCATGAATTACGGTGGTAACATTTTCAATCTTCATCCATACCGCACAACAAACAGTTATGGAGGAGGAGGAGGTTGTTACAACGGTTATGGGAATGTGTCTAATTCCGCTGTTTATTCGGGTAGTGGTGGGAGTCCAGTGTTTTACCTGAGACCCCCACATAATAATATGGTCTCGGCCACAACTCTTTCTTCAAATGTTGTGGCCGAGGACCAATATTCAATTGGAATGGTTCAGAATCACCACCCATCTGTGGTGTATGGTTCGGTACCTGTGGCTCACGGTAATAATAAGGCTGGTGTAGCCGctactgctgctgctgctgggGGAAAGAGATTAAGATTGTTTGGTGTTAACATGGAGTGTAGTAGTGGTGGTAGTACTAATTCACCATCGGATCATGATCAATCAGAAGAATGTGAGTTGATTTCATCTCATAATTATCATaatattagtaataataataataatcttcatcatcactctttgcaccattcttcttcttcttcttcttcaccatCTCAAAATGCTAATTCTCTCAGTCACGGCCACCAGTTAAGGCTCTATAATGGCACCCCAATTCCAGGGATTTCAACTGTTGATTTCCTCAACAAAGGGAAAGCCTTCAATTTTGACATCTGACTAGTACTCTTCTTCACTCACTACTACCCTTATTACCaccacccaaaaaaaaatttcctatatatatacatatatagttgGAAGAGAAAGAATCCAAATTTGGGTAGGCTTTTGGTAACTTGGAAATCATATAatttgatgtattttttttctttctttttttaccaAACACACTCTCCTACTATTAGTACTACTTCCACTACCCCATCTAGCTCTCTATCTCTTTTTCTCCATCGTTCGGTATTTTCCATCCTTTTTAAGACTACTTTTGGGTTCTGATCAATTATAAGGGAATTCGAGAAGTGGGTTTTCAGTATAATGGGTCAGAATGAATATTGGGTATACAAAGGTTATTATTTGAGGCTGTTAATttcagaataatttttttttttttaatttcgtttgtttttatatatatattgttgggGTTGGGAATCAAGGTTGAAGATAGAGAAGAGGAAGAATtagataaaaaggaaaaaagaaagacCATATATATCGAACTCTTCatgtcttcttttttttttaatattttattagtttttaacTCTCATGTgtacaaataattttattataatacaaTTGATGATATAGATAGAAGAGAACTCTTGTAttcaattatattattattatcctaTCGATGATATGAACCATATGGTTATATAGATTAATCCATCATTTCCCATAATATACTATTATTTTTctcatatacatttttttatatgtCGATTACATTTTATTGTatatagatattatattatatttttaaaccaaaaaaaatagaaagaattgAAGGAAAATGGAGATCATGAGGAAAGGAGAATAGAGTAAA is part of the Cannabis sativa cultivar Pink pepper isolate KNU-18-1 chromosome 5, ASM2916894v1, whole genome shotgun sequence genome and encodes:
- the LOC115716884 gene encoding B3 domain-containing transcription factor NGA1, giving the protein MDFGSSARDNNNNNNRMVFSHEDRGGVGVAGASWPATAAAAEGSIDDHNHLTMMMNGPDTKLELMNSSPASTTTTGNGNGHDDVVSMSSSRSEVVVEREHMFDKVVTPSDVGKLNRLVIPKQHAEKYFPLDSSTNEKGLLLNFEDRNGKPWRFRYSYWNSSQSYVMTKGWSRFVKEKKLDAGDIVSFQRGLADKERLFIDWRRRPEAVVLPDHHHHHSSSTINIPFSSFRSSNNSNNFSWSPSLMRPPPPMNYGGNIFNLHPYRTTNSYGGGGGCYNGYGNVSNSAVYSGSGGSPVFYLRPPHNNMVSATTLSSNVVAEDQYSIGMVQNHHPSVVYGSVPVAHGNNKAGVAATAAAAGGKRLRLFGVNMECSSGGSTNSPSDHDQSEECELISSHNYHNISNNNNNLHHHSLHHSSSSSSSPSQNANSLSHGHQLRLYNGTPIPGISTVDFLNKGKAFNFDI